A single genomic interval of Chryseobacterium paludis harbors:
- a CDS encoding fimbrial biogenesis chaperone — MKKLFFLSLSLTCCLLSQGYAQTGISVSPPRLYFESDLGNSNTQKITVTNVSAKNALDLAISLGDWEYDDKGENMMYGANTRPISCAGWASVKKEDTYFTLAPGEKKDIDVTLTAPTTLVDKLSAHSSVLFVSQMNPVEDVDNKGANIKVSIRSGIKLFHKLPLAKSKKIEIQNLVYEKSKNILSLFFENQGDIWVDGKVYTDLVNVQNGKKISVDPIVFYTMPGNKREMTIQLPSALEKGKYTASVMIDYGDTNNLELGELSFTYE, encoded by the coding sequence ATGAAAAAACTGTTTTTTCTCTCTTTATCCCTAACCTGTTGTTTACTTTCCCAAGGATATGCACAGACAGGAATTTCTGTTTCTCCACCCAGGCTGTATTTTGAATCAGATTTAGGCAATAGTAATACTCAAAAAATAACGGTTACCAATGTAAGTGCAAAAAATGCTCTGGATCTGGCTATAAGTTTAGGTGATTGGGAGTACGATGATAAAGGGGAAAATATGATGTACGGGGCAAACACACGTCCAATATCCTGTGCCGGCTGGGCATCTGTAAAAAAAGAAGATACTTACTTTACACTGGCTCCCGGAGAGAAAAAAGATATTGATGTTACCCTTACGGCTCCAACTACCCTGGTGGACAAGTTATCTGCTCATTCATCTGTTTTGTTTGTAAGTCAAATGAATCCCGTGGAGGATGTAGACAATAAAGGAGCTAATATAAAAGTGAGTATACGCTCAGGAATCAAGCTTTTTCACAAATTACCTTTAGCAAAAAGTAAGAAAATTGAAATTCAGAATCTGGTGTATGAAAAATCTAAAAATATACTCAGTCTGTTTTTTGAAAATCAGGGAGATATTTGGGTAGATGGAAAGGTATATACAGATCTTGTCAATGTACAAAACGGAAAAAAAATCTCTGTTGATCCGATTGTCTTTTATACAATGCCCGGAAATAAAAGAGAAATGACTATTCAACTTCCGTCAGCACTTGAAAAAGGGAAGTATACTGCTTCTGTAATGATAGATTATGGAGATACTAACAATCTTGAATTAGGAGAATTAAGCTTCACCTATGAATAA
- a CDS encoding helix-turn-helix domain-containing protein, with translation MYIITEQLKDSGFSINRLDLIIKRNNNNREFSTLDYFCIYIILEDIKLTVENVSYDIQAGNIAFVGPQKKVLFGKVIRYEIFVIAFSASFYERSTKDSLFINSQLFFNYDSDVFIAPFTNIEQMKVVFMERMESFQRKDKSLYISAAHNAIERLILDAFLHIPTEEIKKDFKFDYMYYVNRFKVILQRDYKRAKKVSYYANELNISARKLTEMTEYVLGKTAKHIIIEKLVNECKKALVFSNCTISEVSYELGFSNEGNFTNFIKKHTGKNPSELR, from the coding sequence ATGTATATAATAACGGAGCAGTTAAAGGATAGTGGATTTAGTATCAATCGATTAGATCTTATTATAAAAAGAAATAACAATAATAGAGAATTTAGCACGCTGGATTACTTTTGTATCTATATCATTTTAGAAGATATCAAACTAACCGTTGAGAATGTATCTTATGACATTCAGGCAGGTAATATTGCATTCGTAGGCCCTCAAAAGAAAGTGCTTTTTGGTAAAGTGATAAGATATGAAATTTTTGTTATTGCCTTTTCAGCAAGTTTCTATGAACGATCAACAAAAGACAGTTTGTTCATCAATTCCCAGCTTTTCTTCAATTATGATTCAGATGTATTTATTGCGCCCTTCACTAATATTGAACAAATGAAAGTAGTTTTTATGGAGCGGATGGAGAGTTTTCAGCGTAAAGATAAGAGCCTGTATATTTCTGCAGCTCACAATGCAATAGAAAGGCTTATCCTGGATGCATTTTTACATATACCTACCGAAGAGATAAAGAAAGATTTTAAATTCGACTATATGTACTATGTCAATAGGTTTAAAGTCATTTTACAAAGAGATTATAAAAGGGCAAAGAAGGTCTCCTATTATGCTAATGAACTGAATATTTCTGCCAGAAAATTAACAGAAATGACTGAATATGTTCTGGGAAAAACTGCCAAGCATATTATTATTGAAAAGTTGGTGAATGAATGTAAAAAAGCACTTGTTTTTTCTAACTGTACAATCTCTGAAGTCTCTTATGAACTGGGTTTCAGTAATGAAGGGAATTTTACGAACTTCATTAAAAAGCACACCGGAAAAAATCCCTCAGAATTGAGATAA
- a CDS encoding vWA domain-containing protein → MTNKDFNFHKGFTFSKHIPEEVSNFDRVFDIFKDLLTHTSGDIEEAFEWLDMLNKEYDIFDDGYTIEDFEEDLRKRGYIKKEDDPEDGNSGSGKGKNILTAKLEAALREYALDQIFGKLKKSGVGNHRTSKTGVGDERDGENRTYQYGDDLSLVNMTESLKNAQINNGISDLRLTEDDLIVEETKHKAQMSTVLMIDISHSMILYGEDRITPAKKVAMALVELINRKYPKDSIDIIVFGNEAWPIKVKDLPYLKVGPYHTNTVAGLELAMDILRRKRNTNKQIFMITDGKPSCIQLPTGEFYMNSNGLDEMIVSQCLNRAAQARKLKIPITTFMIAQDPYLRQFVEAFTAQNKGKAFLTGLSGLGQMIFEDYEKNRIKRI, encoded by the coding sequence ATGACTAATAAAGATTTTAATTTTCACAAAGGATTTACATTCAGCAAACATATTCCGGAAGAAGTATCAAATTTTGACCGGGTTTTTGATATTTTCAAAGATTTGCTTACCCATACTTCCGGAGATATCGAAGAAGCCTTTGAATGGCTCGATATGCTGAATAAAGAATATGACATTTTCGACGATGGATATACCATTGAGGATTTTGAAGAGGATTTAAGAAAACGCGGATACATCAAAAAAGAAGATGATCCTGAAGATGGGAATTCCGGATCAGGAAAAGGTAAAAATATACTGACTGCCAAACTGGAGGCTGCTTTACGGGAATATGCTTTGGATCAGATTTTTGGAAAGCTGAAAAAAAGCGGCGTCGGAAACCATCGTACATCGAAAACGGGTGTTGGTGATGAAAGAGATGGTGAAAATCGCACCTATCAATATGGAGATGATCTGTCGTTGGTGAATATGACTGAAAGTCTAAAAAACGCACAGATCAATAACGGAATTTCTGACCTGCGCCTCACGGAAGACGACCTCATCGTAGAGGAAACCAAACATAAAGCGCAGATGAGTACCGTATTGATGATTGACATCAGCCACTCCATGATCTTATATGGTGAAGACCGTATCACGCCTGCTAAAAAAGTGGCCATGGCGCTGGTAGAATTAATTAACCGAAAATATCCAAAGGATTCCATTGATATTATTGTTTTTGGAAATGAAGCCTGGCCTATTAAAGTTAAGGATCTGCCTTACTTAAAGGTCGGCCCTTATCATACCAATACAGTCGCCGGTTTAGAGTTAGCAATGGATATTCTTCGCAGAAAAAGAAATACCAATAAGCAGATCTTTATGATCACTGATGGAAAACCAAGTTGTATTCAACTGCCTACAGGTGAGTTTTATATGAACAGCAATGGCCTGGACGAAATGATTGTTTCCCAATGCCTCAACAGAGCAGCACAAGCCAGAAAACTGAAAATTCCAATCACTACTTTTATGATTGCTCAGGATCCTTATCTGCGTCAGTTTGTGGAAGCCTTTACAGCACAAAATAAAGGGAAAGCCTTTTTAACGGGTCTTTCAGGTTTAGGGCAAATGATTTTTGAAGATTATGAAAAAAACAGAATTAAAAGAATTTAG
- a CDS encoding sigma 54-interacting transcriptional regulator encodes MKNDITFKELKKSGYTDKTINEEIQANLIARIKAKEPVFEGLLGYEDTVVPQLKKAILAGHHINLLGLRGQAKTRIARSMVNLLDEYMPIVKGSEINDSPFQPISKFARDLIAEHGDETPISWVHRSNRFFEKLATPDVNVADLIGDIDPIKAATLKLPYSDERVLHYGMIPRANRSIFVLNELPDLQARIQVSLFNILQEGDIQIRGFQLRMPLDIQFVFTANPEDYTNRGSIVTPLKDRIGSQIFTHYPQTIALARQITEQEARVSTEDRSKIQIPGLAKDLLEEVAFAARDSEYVDAKSGVSARLTISAMENLMAAAKLRLIESGAEKTTIRLLDFMSIIPSITGKIELVYEGEQEGADYVAKILIDKAVMVQFEMLFPRISKLEKESIKTPYTDLIKWFNKNHLELNYADSDEEFYAKLNSITPLVAVVEENTSGLSPEDQNFCKELVLWALTISKKLDKSENQTAFTFDSADVGQFFRN; translated from the coding sequence ATGAAAAACGATATTACATTTAAAGAATTAAAAAAATCCGGTTATACTGATAAAACGATCAATGAAGAAATTCAGGCAAACTTAATTGCAAGAATTAAAGCTAAAGAACCTGTATTTGAAGGTCTTTTAGGTTATGAAGATACGGTAGTTCCGCAATTGAAAAAAGCTATTCTTGCCGGTCATCATATTAATCTATTGGGTTTACGTGGCCAGGCAAAAACGAGGATTGCAAGAAGTATGGTCAATCTTCTTGATGAATACATGCCTATTGTAAAAGGATCCGAGATCAATGACAGTCCGTTTCAGCCTATCTCAAAATTTGCCCGGGATCTTATTGCTGAACATGGTGATGAAACCCCTATTTCATGGGTACACCGCTCCAACCGTTTCTTTGAGAAACTGGCAACACCGGATGTGAATGTTGCTGACTTAATTGGGGATATAGATCCTATTAAAGCGGCTACTTTAAAACTCCCCTATTCCGATGAGCGTGTTTTACACTATGGAATGATTCCTCGTGCCAACCGTTCGATATTTGTATTAAATGAACTTCCGGATCTACAGGCACGGATTCAGGTTTCTTTATTTAATATTTTGCAGGAAGGTGATATTCAGATTCGTGGATTTCAGTTGAGAATGCCACTTGATATCCAGTTTGTCTTTACAGCAAACCCTGAAGATTATACCAACCGTGGAAGTATTGTAACTCCTTTAAAAGATAGAATCGGATCGCAAATTTTCACCCATTATCCTCAGACGATTGCGCTTGCCAGACAGATTACAGAACAGGAAGCCAGGGTTTCAACCGAAGACCGATCAAAAATACAAATTCCAGGTCTGGCAAAAGATCTTCTGGAAGAAGTTGCTTTTGCAGCACGTGACAGTGAATATGTGGATGCAAAAAGTGGTGTAAGTGCGCGACTTACCATCAGTGCTATGGAAAATTTAATGGCGGCTGCAAAATTACGTCTGATCGAGTCTGGTGCCGAAAAAACGACAATTCGTTTGCTCGATTTTATGTCGATCATTCCATCAATTACAGGAAAAATAGAACTTGTGTATGAAGGCGAGCAGGAAGGTGCAGATTATGTAGCGAAAATATTAATCGACAAAGCGGTTATGGTACAGTTTGAAATGCTGTTCCCACGTATATCCAAGCTGGAAAAAGAGAGTATTAAAACACCATATACTGACTTGATCAAATGGTTTAACAAAAACCACCTTGAACTCAATTATGCAGATTCAGATGAGGAATTCTATGCTAAACTAAACAGCATAACCCCTCTGGTAGCAGTGGTTGAAGAAAATACTTCAGGACTCAGCCCTGAAGATCAGAATTTTTGCAAAGAATTGGTTTTATGGGCTTTAACCATTAGTAAAAAACTGGATAAATCTGAAAACCAGACTGCTTTCACTTTTGATTCAGCAGATGTAGGTCAGTTTTTCCGAAACTAA
- a CDS encoding glycosyl hydrolase, translating into MKRRDFLKHCSVAASGLVLVNVLPSYAHAMLKEGNLPLNKSLFEIFSNPENHYRPFVRWWWNGDKIEKSELARELRILKDAGIGGVEINPISFPSRTDDMNKPSVDWMSDEWIELLKFTLEEAKSLGMTCDLLVGTGFPMGGDFLKKEECSQIVVIAVKKLKGPLTTEFSLFDLYKEADPAITSPYSGRTMEMMEVKLVPDPLNSMDEVMNLSDQIKNGMIKVSIPKGDYAIYGLVKIQRFMSVIQGAPGGMGPVLNHYDTEAVKKYLNRMSDGIQQKIGPLAPNVRSFFVDSLETEGTNWSNDMMSEFKRRRGYDLYPYLPFVLFKIGGMGNTTGQNILYPVKSGPEFKKMIDRMRYDFELTKAEIFEERFVHTFVQWCKDNKIKSRAQAYGRGYFPLEGSFDIDIPECETWLKYGIGEDISEEKFTQYPWHLGRGNTMINKLVSSAAHLKDKKLISSEELTNTDMVFNESLEIFKIAGDQSTISGVTHPIFHGFNYSPPEAAFPGWITYGGYFNEKNTMWPYFKHYTDYRARLSAVLQQASMFADIALLAPFADQWSEYGAQMEPFPVMVSPAYQALIWESIHQNGNACDYVSERVINDSEVKKGFLTYGKRKYHTLFLIEVHSLDTATASKLHDFVSSGGRIFCIEATPDRSTGWNNYEKRDREVRDWVTKMQAYPDRFIFLKKPASDFLGWYKTVQEKYNIKPYVKIQSPKTFVTQVRYQTDKADLFLFNNSSSKHNAPLDITFEKEVIRHKRAWLWDAATGKRFRLELPEGRLHIDLGPADSKLIVFDHDRKGIVWKDSPLTGNNSTELNNTWDVEFRHYDGTIKKEELNKLADLKELPAYANFAGTVVYRNRFQSGDKSTINYLNLGSVYGICEVRINGVEAGTQWFGRRIYPLEGLIREGMNDIEIKVVTVMVNYMKTLKDNVVAQYWTNQKKKDQPLQSMGLAGPVTIY; encoded by the coding sequence ATGAAAAGAAGAGACTTTTTGAAACATTGTTCAGTTGCAGCATCCGGTTTAGTTTTAGTGAATGTATTGCCGTCATATGCACATGCAATGCTGAAAGAAGGAAATTTACCCCTTAATAAGTCACTATTTGAAATATTCAGTAACCCGGAAAATCATTACCGGCCATTTGTCCGTTGGTGGTGGAACGGCGATAAAATAGAAAAATCAGAACTTGCCCGTGAACTCAGGATTTTAAAAGATGCAGGAATAGGGGGTGTAGAGATCAATCCCATATCATTTCCCTCACGAACTGATGATATGAATAAACCCAGTGTAGACTGGATGAGTGATGAGTGGATTGAATTATTGAAATTCACCCTTGAAGAAGCTAAATCATTAGGGATGACCTGCGATTTGCTTGTCGGTACCGGATTCCCTATGGGTGGTGATTTCCTGAAAAAGGAAGAATGTTCACAGATCGTGGTGATCGCTGTAAAAAAATTGAAAGGTCCCCTTACCACAGAGTTCTCTCTTTTTGATCTTTACAAAGAGGCTGATCCGGCCATTACAAGTCCATATAGCGGAAGAACAATGGAAATGATGGAAGTAAAGCTTGTTCCCGATCCTTTAAACAGTATGGATGAAGTAATGAACCTGTCGGATCAGATTAAAAATGGGATGATCAAAGTTTCTATACCTAAAGGTGATTATGCCATTTACGGATTGGTAAAAATACAGCGCTTTATGAGTGTGATCCAGGGTGCTCCGGGTGGTATGGGACCTGTACTGAATCATTACGATACTGAGGCAGTAAAGAAATACCTCAACAGGATGAGTGACGGCATTCAGCAAAAAATAGGACCGCTTGCTCCAAATGTCAGATCTTTCTTCGTCGACAGTCTGGAGACGGAAGGAACGAACTGGAGCAATGATATGATGAGCGAGTTTAAACGGAGAAGGGGATATGACCTGTATCCTTATCTGCCTTTTGTTTTATTTAAAATTGGTGGAATGGGAAATACGACCGGTCAGAATATCCTTTATCCCGTAAAATCAGGTCCGGAATTTAAAAAGATGATCGACCGGATGCGGTACGATTTTGAACTGACAAAAGCTGAAATATTTGAGGAAAGATTTGTACATACCTTTGTACAGTGGTGTAAAGACAATAAGATAAAATCAAGAGCACAAGCTTATGGACGCGGTTATTTTCCACTGGAAGGAAGTTTTGATATCGATATCCCTGAATGTGAGACCTGGCTGAAATATGGAATAGGAGAAGATATCAGTGAGGAAAAATTCACGCAATATCCCTGGCATCTGGGTAGGGGAAATACGATGATCAATAAATTGGTTTCCTCCGCAGCACATTTAAAGGATAAAAAGCTGATCAGCTCAGAAGAGCTTACCAATACGGATATGGTCTTTAATGAATCGCTGGAAATTTTTAAAATAGCCGGAGATCAGAGTACGATATCCGGAGTTACCCATCCTATTTTTCATGGATTTAATTATTCGCCACCGGAAGCAGCTTTTCCCGGCTGGATAACCTATGGTGGATATTTCAATGAGAAGAATACGATGTGGCCGTATTTTAAACATTATACAGATTACCGGGCAAGATTATCAGCCGTATTACAGCAGGCAAGTATGTTTGCTGATATTGCACTTTTGGCACCTTTTGCGGATCAGTGGTCGGAATATGGGGCGCAGATGGAACCTTTCCCTGTTATGGTATCGCCAGCTTATCAGGCATTGATCTGGGAATCTATTCATCAGAATGGTAATGCCTGTGATTATGTCTCTGAACGCGTCATCAACGACTCGGAAGTCAAGAAAGGTTTCCTTACTTATGGAAAGAGAAAATACCATACTTTATTTTTGATCGAAGTACATAGTTTAGATACAGCTACCGCCAGTAAACTCCATGATTTTGTTAGCAGTGGCGGAAGAATCTTTTGTATTGAAGCCACACCAGACCGGTCTACAGGCTGGAATAATTATGAGAAAAGAGATCGGGAAGTAAGAGACTGGGTCACGAAAATGCAGGCTTATCCTGACCGCTTTATTTTCTTAAAAAAGCCAGCGTCTGATTTCCTGGGTTGGTATAAAACTGTTCAGGAAAAGTATAATATTAAGCCTTATGTGAAGATTCAGTCCCCAAAGACGTTTGTCACCCAGGTGCGTTATCAGACAGATAAAGCGGACCTTTTCCTGTTTAATAATTCCAGCAGTAAACACAATGCGCCGTTGGATATTACATTTGAAAAAGAGGTGATCAGACACAAACGGGCCTGGTTATGGGATGCTGCAACAGGTAAACGTTTCAGACTGGAGCTGCCGGAAGGACGCCTTCATATCGATTTAGGCCCTGCCGATTCCAAGCTGATTGTTTTTGATCATGATAGAAAAGGAATAGTCTGGAAAGACAGTCCTTTAACTGGAAATAACTCAACAGAACTTAACAATACCTGGGATGTTGAATTCAGACACTATGATGGAACCATTAAAAAAGAAGAACTGAATAAACTGGCTGATCTTAAAGAACTGCCTGCATATGCAAATTTTGCAGGAACGGTAGTATACCGGAATAGGTTTCAATCAGGAGATAAGTCAACAATAAATTATCTGAATCTGGGAAGTGTATATGGGATCTGTGAGGTACGTATCAATGGAGTAGAAGCGGGAACACAGTGGTTTGGTAGAAGAATTTATCCTTTGGAAGGTTTAATCAGGGAAGGAATGAATGATATCGAAATTAAGGTGGTTACCGTCATGGTGAACTATATGAAAACCCTTAAAGATAATGTTGTTGCACAATACTGGACGAATCAAAAAAAGAAGGACCAGCCACTTCAATCCATGGGTTTGGCAGGTCCGGTCACTATTTATTAG
- a CDS encoding serine hydrolase domain-containing protein, translating to MKNALKMVAVLLISNFTFGQDYSKKIDSIIQSNYKNNPDVGISVGYINNNKEHYIAYGKLSKGNQMDIDKNSLFEIASITKILTSNLIAQAAIENKIKLDDYIDNYLPKEYVLQKDLKNKIRISDLASHQSGLPDVDFAKLVELDSQQPINNVTEKTLTDIVNNCTELTDYGKYRYSTLGYTLLGQILEKVYENTYDEIIREKILKSLKMNHTLTKDFNVKNKTTGYNPNGGVQEFLKWNVTAPAGLIKSNTSDMITYLKAVLTKGNKISQAAMLTEKIFYKDNNRELGLGTNIIADDKNTVYVKTGDSMGQSSIIFYNRVKNWGVIVLLSQRNSKMRQNLFNEISQKILK from the coding sequence ATGAAAAACGCATTAAAAATGGTAGCCGTATTATTAATAAGCAACTTTACTTTTGGGCAGGACTATTCTAAAAAGATCGATTCCATTATTCAAAGTAACTATAAAAATAATCCGGATGTAGGGATCAGTGTTGGTTACATCAATAATAATAAAGAACATTATATCGCATATGGTAAACTGAGTAAGGGAAATCAAATGGATATTGATAAAAACTCCCTGTTTGAAATTGCTTCAATTACTAAAATTTTAACTTCAAATTTAATTGCACAGGCAGCTATTGAAAATAAAATAAAATTAGATGATTATATAGACAACTACCTTCCTAAAGAATATGTATTACAGAAGGATCTTAAAAATAAAATAAGAATATCGGATTTAGCTTCCCATCAATCTGGCTTGCCTGATGTCGATTTTGCAAAACTTGTAGAGCTGGATTCGCAACAACCTATCAATAATGTAACTGAAAAAACATTAACTGATATTGTCAATAATTGCACTGAATTAACTGATTATGGAAAATACCGTTATTCAACCCTTGGTTACACTTTATTGGGGCAAATCTTAGAAAAGGTATATGAAAATACTTATGATGAGATCATTCGTGAGAAAATACTCAAGTCATTAAAAATGAATCATACCCTAACAAAAGATTTTAATGTAAAAAATAAAACAACAGGCTACAATCCTAATGGTGGTGTTCAGGAATTTCTTAAATGGAATGTTACGGCACCTGCAGGATTAATAAAGTCCAATACTTCTGATATGATCACCTATTTGAAAGCGGTTTTGACTAAAGGAAATAAAATATCTCAGGCAGCAATGCTGACCGAAAAGATCTTCTATAAAGATAATAATAGAGAATTGGGACTGGGGACAAACATTATAGCGGATGATAAAAATACCGTATATGTAAAAACAGGTGATTCTATGGGACAATCTTCGATCATATTTTATAACAGGGTTAAAAATTGGGGCGTTATCGTACTTCTAAGTCAAAGAAACTCAAAGATGAGACAGAACTTATTTAATGAAATTTCTCAAAAAATATTGAAATAA
- a CDS encoding serine hydrolase domain-containing protein, translated as MKSSVYLLILMIIMSSCHTSNKALTQRKDYTILTDSLHIEQQLEKYKLAGFSMVVFENYEIVYSKQFGVKSINSGQKIDQNTAFSTASISKPITALLCHILEEKGLINLDDPIDNYLKRWHLPKSKFTENNSPNWRQFLNHTAGTSQSGFEDYYQGETIPSIQQSLLGQIPRYDKEIEFLFTPGTDWQYSGGGYVIVQMALEDTLNKSIAELANEYIFSPLGMKNTTMIQPDENGFPTNVALVHDKDKKVIKTGLPITPQVGASGMWSTPSDLAKLSIEIQNALRNKNNKVISHRIAKKVTAVSALKNAVGGWGYGWQKSFGYNNYSWFSCNGSNTGVGGSTFATMTDGNGFVFLANGEKPNRIPVITQAQRKILQLMNWNKKGTDEDIQEMPLALKEKLIGTYDDFLYSQGVETKIVEKNNRLYVESPLLEFFKGKNDNELVYLKNGLFKIIDYPNVLKFDFSNGKPSSVTLIRDHLNTKIQLTNKK; from the coding sequence ATGAAAAGTTCTGTTTATTTATTAATTTTAATGATCATAATGTCTAGTTGTCATACGAGCAACAAAGCATTGACCCAAAGAAAAGACTATACCATTCTTACCGACAGTTTACATATTGAGCAACAATTAGAAAAATACAAACTTGCCGGATTTAGTATGGTGGTTTTTGAAAACTATGAGATCGTTTATTCAAAACAATTTGGTGTAAAATCCATAAACTCAGGACAGAAAATAGATCAAAACACAGCTTTTTCTACAGCATCTATTTCAAAACCGATTACTGCACTTCTTTGTCATATCCTTGAGGAGAAAGGACTGATTAATTTAGATGATCCTATAGACAATTATCTAAAACGCTGGCATTTGCCAAAAAGTAAGTTTACGGAAAACAACAGTCCAAACTGGAGACAATTTCTTAATCATACGGCGGGCACAAGTCAGAGTGGATTTGAAGACTATTATCAAGGTGAAACAATTCCAAGCATACAACAAAGTCTTTTAGGTCAAATTCCAAGATATGATAAAGAAATTGAATTCTTATTTACGCCTGGAACTGACTGGCAGTACAGCGGTGGCGGTTACGTAATTGTACAAATGGCATTAGAAGATACTTTAAATAAATCTATTGCAGAGCTTGCCAACGAGTATATTTTTTCACCTCTTGGTATGAAAAATACGACAATGATTCAGCCTGATGAAAATGGATTTCCGACCAATGTTGCTCTTGTCCACGATAAAGATAAAAAAGTAATTAAAACAGGTTTACCAATTACTCCGCAGGTTGGAGCATCAGGCATGTGGTCGACACCAAGTGATCTGGCTAAGCTCTCTATTGAGATACAAAATGCCCTGCGTAACAAAAATAACAAAGTGATTTCTCATCGTATTGCAAAAAAAGTAACAGCAGTCTCTGCTTTAAAAAATGCAGTTGGTGGATGGGGTTATGGATGGCAGAAGTCTTTTGGCTATAATAACTACAGTTGGTTTTCATGTAATGGCTCTAACACTGGAGTGGGTGGGAGTACTTTCGCAACAATGACAGATGGTAATGGCTTTGTTTTTCTTGCTAATGGTGAAAAGCCAAACCGTATTCCTGTGATAACTCAGGCTCAAAGAAAGATTTTGCAACTGATGAACTGGAACAAAAAAGGAACTGATGAAGATATTCAGGAAATGCCTTTAGCCTTAAAAGAGAAACTGATCGGAACATATGACGATTTCCTTTATTCGCAAGGAGTGGAAACTAAAATAGTAGAAAAGAACAATCGCCTGTATGTTGAGTCTCCATTGTTGGAATTTTTTAAAGGAAAAAATGACAATGAGTTGGTGTATCTGAAAAATGGATTATTTAAAATAATTGATTATCCTAATGTATTAAAATTCGATTTCAGCAATGGAAAACCAAGTTCTGTAACCTTAATAAGAGATCATCTGAATACTAAAATCCAGCTCACTAACAAAAAATAA
- a CDS encoding helix-turn-helix domain-containing protein, which translates to MNLLIIVTVISLFISLFLAFFLLTVKTKHKTSNILFAVFLIITAIDTSDPILGLLTDRPSNLGMLKTTLAFLQIPVFYLYILSVCYSDFKFKPKYLIHLLPFLIANIILLPRFYTVDIASKIDFIINRQTRIELQLTHILFHIQVLIYFVAIFILLRKAKKLYLENNAGTSINSYNWLFQFTLVLTILYVIVIFKNIFKFSDYPYISEWIKIGILVLQLFIVCWYLFKALNNPGLFRNIDSKLKLVSDIILEEKKNEPETVNEKEYNEELVKLKKYMVEEKPFLNPSLTIQDISNEIKIPVRDLSLLINHQLGQHFFDFINTYRIENAKTILKDPTKNKVTVLEILYEVGFNSKSSFNTAFKKHTGFTPTVYRKQL; encoded by the coding sequence ATGAATTTATTAATTATTGTAACAGTAATCTCCTTATTCATTTCATTGTTTCTTGCATTCTTTCTACTCACCGTTAAAACAAAACACAAGACCAGCAATATTCTTTTTGCGGTTTTTCTTATAATCACGGCAATTGATACAAGTGATCCAATATTAGGCCTGTTAACTGACCGTCCTTCGAATCTGGGAATGCTGAAAACGACTCTGGCTTTTCTACAAATTCCTGTTTTTTACCTCTATATACTGTCGGTTTGTTATTCAGATTTTAAGTTTAAGCCCAAATATCTCATACATCTGCTTCCATTTTTAATAGCGAATATAATTTTGTTACCTCGTTTTTACACAGTAGATATCGCTTCTAAAATTGATTTTATTATCAATCGTCAAACCAGGATAGAACTGCAGTTAACCCATATTCTATTCCATATTCAGGTACTTATCTATTTTGTAGCTATTTTTATACTGTTGAGAAAAGCAAAAAAACTATATCTTGAAAACAACGCTGGTACAAGCATTAATTCTTATAACTGGCTGTTTCAGTTTACACTTGTACTCACTATTTTATATGTGATCGTCATTTTCAAAAACATTTTCAAATTTTCAGATTATCCCTACATTTCTGAATGGATAAAAATCGGAATCCTGGTACTTCAGCTGTTTATAGTGTGTTGGTATTTGTTTAAGGCGCTCAACAATCCCGGATTATTCAGAAATATTGATTCAAAATTAAAACTCGTTTCGGATATTATTTTAGAAGAAAAGAAGAACGAGCCGGAAACGGTAAATGAAAAAGAATACAACGAAGAATTAGTGAAATTAAAGAAATACATGGTAGAAGAAAAACCATTTCTTAATCCTTCTTTAACCATTCAGGATATTTCAAATGAGATTAAAATTCCTGTTCGTGATCTGTCCCTTTTAATTAATCATCAGCTGGGTCAACATTTCTTTGACTTTATCAATACCTATCGTATAGAAAATGCAAAGACCATTTTAAAAGATCCGACAAAAAATAAAGTAACGGTTCTTGAGATCCTGTATGAAGTGGGTTTTAATTCAAAATCATCTTTTAATACGGCTTTTAAAAAACATACAGGTTTTACACCTACTGTATATCGTAAACAGTTGTAA